Proteins encoded in a region of the Quercus lobata isolate SW786 chromosome 8, ValleyOak3.0 Primary Assembly, whole genome shotgun sequence genome:
- the LOC115956568 gene encoding F-box/kelch-repeat protein At3g23880-like, whose product MIIVNDYTKKSSISKVEVYSLATDQWKIVTALPPFTLCDSDESDPLAFVNGAVHCVARKKTKKESINFVLVFDLGDNVFSEIAMPKLWDKPRVGETLACLSISVYRNCLALIQEEHSIHSLNLWVMKEYAVVSSWTKVLTFDNQGDYIPRAIGFKKSGEVLLAMKTGQFISEYFDTQKVKILQISGNHTIVDSYVESLVLLDKPNRAVTY is encoded by the coding sequence ATGATCATTGTAAATGATTACACAAAGAAAAGCTCTATATCCAAGGTTGAGGTTTACTCACTCGCCACTGATCAGTGGAAAATTGTTACTGCTTTGCCTCCATTTACTTTATGTGATTCTGACGAATCTGATCCACTGGCTTTTGTCAATGGGGCTGTGCATTGTGTTGCCAGGAAAAAGACTAAGAAGGaatctattaattttgttttggtgtttgatttgGGAGACAATGTCTTCAGCGAGATAGCAATGCCAAAACTTTGGGATAAGCCCCGTGTAGGTGAGACCTTGGCGTGCCTATCTATTTCAGTGTATAGGAATTGCCTTGCATTGATTCAAGAGGAGCATTCTATTCATAGTCTCAATTTATGGGTGATGAAAGAGTATGCAGTTGTATCCTCATGGACCAAAGTTTTAACTTTTGATAATCAAGGAGACTACATACCAAGGGCAATAGGTTTTAAGAAGAGTGGTGAGGTTTTATTGGCAATGAAAACAGGACAATTCATCTCAGAATACTTTGATACCCAAAAGGTTAAAATACTTCAGATCAGTGGAAACCACACAATTGTTGATTCTTACGTTGAGAGTCTAGTTTTGCTTGACAAACCCAATCGTGCTGTTacttactaa